One genomic region from Bactrocera tryoni isolate S06 chromosome 3, CSIRO_BtryS06_freeze2, whole genome shotgun sequence encodes:
- the LOC120772926 gene encoding uncharacterized protein LOC120772926 encodes MAKFCIIAFCILAPLACLNLGVQAQEGVNNYLDVETPNFFQYNSPLRRPESLRSPQYFDFLSTLYRRDAAKADLFRPYVRSRRAAADAPLTVPLDVSLSPVAAVAASGAAPLDERPRRAIVFRPLFVYKQQQIRREELSKHRRRV; translated from the exons ATGGCTAAA TTCTGCATCATCGCTTTCTGCATTCTGGCGCCGCTGGCCTGCCTCAATCTTGGCGTTCAAGCACAGGAAGGCGTCAACAATTACCTGGACGTAGAGACGCCGAACTTTTTCCAATACAACTCGCCACTGCGACGACCAGAAAGTCTGCGCTCGCCACAGTACTTTGATTTCCTCAGCACACTGTATCGTCGTGATGCCGCCAAAGCGGATCTATTCCGTCCGTACGTGAGATCACGTCGTGCCGCAGCCGATGCGCCGCTCACTGTGCCTTTGGATGTGTCGCTTTCGCCGGTGGCTGCCGTTGCAGCGTCTGGCGCTGCGCCACTCGATGAGCGTCCACGTCGTGCCATTGTCTTCCGTCCGCTATTCGTCTACAAACAGCAACAGATTCGCCGGGAGGAGCTGTCGAAACATCGCCGTCGTGTGTGA